Genomic window (Shimia isoporae):
GACGTTTCACTCCAACAACGAAACGAACGCATTTTCATAATCATTTTTGGGGTCGCACTTTAGCGGGCATTCAAGACAGCCCCGCACAAAAAAAGCCCGCCGTTTTGCAACGGCGGGCGATTTTTTTAAGTCATCAACGTGCTTACCCGCACTTGCTGAACCCACAGCTGGGACACGTCATGCAACCTTCCACCATCTGCAAGCCATATTCGCCACAACTCGGGCACGGTTTGCCACGCGGAGCTTCTCCTACAGCCACGACTTCGGCCTGTGGATCGGACTTTAGCCCCATGCCTTCGCCTTCGATAAATCCGATCGCAATCATGTGGCGCTCAAGTACACCGCCAATGGCTGCCAGAATAGACGGGATGTACTTGCCTTCCATCCATGCGCCACCACGCGGATCAAACACTGCTTTCAGCTCTTCAACAACAAACGACACGTCACCACCACGACGGAACACCGCCGAAATCATACGCGTCAACGCAAGCGTCCATGCATAGTGTTCCATGTTCTTGGAATTGATAAATACTTCGAAGGGTCGGCGGTGGCCGTTGATGATCACATCGTTCACGGTCAGATAGATCGCATGCTCACTGTCCGGCCATTTGAGTTTGTAAGTCGCACCCTCAAGGCTCTGCGGACGCTCCAGTGGTTCGGACATATAGATGACCTCACCGCTGTCTGCCACGTGATCCGCGGGCTTCTCGCCCGGCGCATCCTCAGAGCTTTCAGACACAGCCAAAACGGAGCCGGTAACGTCGTTTGGACGATAGGTTGTGCACCCTTTGCAGCCGGTGTCCCATGCCTGCATATACACATCCTTGAAGTCATCAAAACTGATGTCTTCAGGGCAATTGATGGTTTTTGAAATAGAGCTGTCGATCCACTTCTGGGCTGCGGCCTGCATCCGAACGTGCGCAGCAGGCGCCAGCGTTTGCGCGTTCACAAAATAGCTCGGCAACTCCTTGTCGCCAAACTTGTCGCGCCACATCTGCACGGCATAGTCGACAACTTCTTCCTCGGTACGCGACCCGTCCTTTTGCAAAACTTTCCGCGTGTATGCGTAGGCAAACACCGGCTCGATACCGGAACTCACGTTGCCTGCATAAAGGCTGATCGTACCTGTCGGCGCAATCGAAGTCAGAAGCGCATTGCGAATACCGTGTTCGCCAATCGCCGCTCGCACATCTTCGTCCATGTCCTTGACCATACCACCAGCAAGGTACTTGTCCTTGTCAAAGAGCGGGAACGGACCTTTCTCTTTGGCCAGATCGACAGACGCGAGATATGACGCCCGCGCAATCGCTTTCATCCAGACCTCTGTCTGCTCTGCAGCTTCTTCGGTGCCGTACTCCAGACCCAGCATCAGGAGCGCATCTGCAAGGCCAGTCACACCAAGTCCAATGCGGCGTTTGGCCTGCGCTTCCTGTGCCTGAAGCTCAAGCGGGAACTTGGATGCATCCACGACGTTGTCCATCATGCGCACCGCTGTCGCGACCAGATCAGTCAAAGCATCCTGATTGAGTTCGGCATTGGCCTCAAATGGGTTGCTGACCAGACGCGCGAGGTTGATCGACCCCAGCAGACAGGCACCATATGGCGGCAGAGGCTGCTCGCCACAGGGGTTTGTTGCCGCGATCTCTTCAACGTAGTTCAGGTTGTTGCGCTGGTTGATACGGTCAATGAAAATCACACCAGGTTCAGCGTAATCATAGGTGGATTGCATGATCTTGTTCCAGAGATCGCGCGCTTCAACCGTGTGGTAGACCTTGTCACCAAAGGACAGCTCCCAGGGTCCGTCTGCCTTTACAGCTTCC
Coding sequences:
- a CDS encoding adenosylcobalamin-dependent ribonucleoside-diphosphate reductase, whose translation is MSRFAAPIAEQIWDMKYRFKEADGTPIDITVEDSWRRIARDLAKVEKDPAKWEDKFYAALEDFKYLPAGRITAGAGTARQVTLFNCFVMGTVPDSMSGIFDMLKEAALTMQQGGGIGYDFSTIRPRGADVKGVAADASGPLSFMDVWDAMCRTIMSAGSRRGAMMATMRCDHPDIEHFITAKSDPARLRMFNMSVLVTDAFMEAVKADGPWELSFGDKVYHTVEARDLWNKIMQSTYDYAEPGVIFIDRINQRNNLNYVEEIAATNPCGEQPLPPYGACLLGSINLARLVSNPFEANAELNQDALTDLVATAVRMMDNVVDASKFPLELQAQEAQAKRRIGLGVTGLADALLMLGLEYGTEEAAEQTEVWMKAIARASYLASVDLAKEKGPFPLFDKDKYLAGGMVKDMDEDVRAAIGEHGIRNALLTSIAPTGTISLYAGNVSSGIEPVFAYAYTRKVLQKDGSRTEEEVVDYAVQMWRDKFGDKELPSYFVNAQTLAPAAHVRMQAAAQKWIDSSISKTINCPEDISFDDFKDVYMQAWDTGCKGCTTYRPNDVTGSVLAVSESSEDAPGEKPADHVADSGEVIYMSEPLERPQSLEGATYKLKWPDSEHAIYLTVNDVIINGHRRPFEVFINSKNMEHYAWTLALTRMISAVFRRGGDVSFVVEELKAVFDPRGGAWMEGKYIPSILAAIGGVLERHMIAIGFIEGEGMGLKSDPQAEVVAVGEAPRGKPCPSCGEYGLQMVEGCMTCPSCGFSKCG